From a single Staphylococcus epidermidis genomic region:
- a CDS encoding ribosomal L7Ae/L30e/S12e/Gadd45 family protein, giving the protein MSNEKVARFNKQQYVVGLKETLKALKKGQVTSLIIAQDVEVHLLTRVLSYINHKNIPVSFFSSQRALGKYVGINVNATIVALISEN; this is encoded by the coding sequence ATGTCTAATGAAAAAGTTGCACGCTTTAACAAACAACAATATGTAGTTGGTCTTAAAGAAACGCTTAAAGCGTTAAAGAAAGGTCAAGTTACATCATTGATTATTGCTCAAGACGTTGAAGTTCATTTGCTAACTCGCGTGTTAAGCTATATCAATCATAAAAATATACCAGTATCATTTTTTTCTAGCCAACGTGCGTTAGGAAAATATGTAGGTATTAATGTTAATGCGACAATAGTTGCATTAATAAGTGAGAATTAG
- the rplJ gene encoding 50S ribosomal protein L10 gives MSAIIEAKKQQVDTIAEQLKNSVSTVIVDYRGLTVAEVTELRSQLREAGVEYKVYKNTMVRRAAEQAGIEGLDEFLTGPTAIATSTEDVVAPAKVIAGFAKEHEALEVKTGVMEGNVISAEEVKTVGSLPSHDGLVSMLLSVLQAPVRNFAYAVKAVGEQKEESAE, from the coding sequence ATGTCTGCTATCATTGAAGCAAAAAAACAACAAGTCGATACTATCGCTGAACAACTTAAAAATTCAGTTTCAACAGTTATCGTTGACTACCGTGGTTTAACTGTAGCAGAAGTTACTGAATTACGTTCACAATTACGTGAAGCAGGTGTTGAGTATAAAGTATACAAAAACACTATGGTTCGTCGTGCTGCTGAACAAGCAGGTATCGAAGGCTTGGATGAATTCTTAACAGGTCCTACAGCAATCGCAACTTCTACTGAAGATGTTGTTGCACCAGCAAAAGTTATTGCAGGATTTGCAAAAGAACATGAAGCTTTAGAAGTTAAAACAGGCGTTATGGAAGGTAACGTTATCTCTGCTGAAGAAGTTAAAACAGTTGGTTCATTACCTTCACACGATGGTCTTGTATCTATGCTTTTATCTGTATTACAAGCACCTGTACGCAACTTCGCTTATGCAGTTAAAGCTGTTGGAGAACAAAAAGAAGAAAGCGCTGAATAA
- the rpoB gene encoding DNA-directed RNA polymerase subunit beta: MAGQVVQYGRHRKRRNYARISEVLELPNLIEIQTKSYDWFLKEGLLEMFRDISPIEDFTGNLSLEFVDYRLGEPKYDLEESKNRDATYAAPLRVKVRLIIKETGEVKEQEVFMGDFPLMTDTGTFVINGAERVIVSQLVRSPSVYFNEKIDKNGRENYDATIIPNRGAWLEYETDAKDVVYVRIDRTRKLPLTVLLRALGFSTDQEIVDLLGDSEYLRNTLEKDGTENTEQALLEIYERLRPGEPPTVENAKSLLYSRFFDPKRYDLASVGRYKANKKLHLKHRLFNQKLAEPIVNSETGEIVVDEGTVLDRRKLDEIMDVLETNANSEVFELEGSVIDEPVEIQSIKVYVPNDEEGRTTTVIGNALPDSEVKCITPADIVASMSYFFNLLNGIGYTDDIDHLGNRRLRSVGELLQNQFRIGLSRMERVVRERMSIQDTDSITPQQLINIRPVIASIKEFFGSSQLSQFMDQANPLAELTHKRRLSALGPGGLTRERAQMEVRDVHYSHYGRMCPIETPEGPNIGLINSLSSYARVNEFGFIETPYRKVDLDTNSITDQIDYLTADEEDSYVVAQANSRLDENGRFLDDEVVCRFRGNNTVMAKEKMDYMDVSPKQVVSAATACIPFLENDDSNRALMGANMQRQAVPLMNPEAPFVGTGMEHVAARDSGAAITAKHRGRVEHVESNEILVRRLVEENGTEHEGELDRYPLAKFKRSNSGTCYNQRPIVSIGDVVEYNEILADGPSMELGEMALGRNVVVGFMTWDGYNYEDAVIMSERLVKDDVYTSIHIEEYESEARDTKLGPEEITRDIPNVSESALKNLDDRGIVYVGAEVKDGDILVGKVTPKGVTELTAEERLLHAIFGEKAREVRDTSLRVPHGAGGIVLDVKVFNREEGDDTLSPGVNQLVRVYIVQKRKIHVGDKMCGRHGNKGVISKIVPEEDMPYLPDGRPIDIMLNPLGVPSRMNIGQVLELHLGMAAKNLGIHVASPVFDGANDDDVWSTIEEAGMARDGKTVLYDGRTGEPFDNRISVGVMYMLKLAHMVDDKLHARSTGPYSLVTQQPLGGKAQFGGQRFGEMEVWALEAYGAAYTLQEILTYKSDDTVGRVKTYESIVKGENISRPSVPESFRVLMKELQSLGLDVKVMDEHDNEIEMADVDDEDAAERKVDLQQKSAPESQKETTD; the protein is encoded by the coding sequence TTGGCAGGTCAAGTTGTCCAATATGGAAGACATCGTAAACGTAGAAATTACGCGAGAATTTCAGAAGTATTAGAATTACCAAACTTAATAGAAATTCAAACAAAATCTTATGATTGGTTCCTTAAAGAAGGTTTATTAGAAATGTTCAGAGATATTTCTCCAATTGAAGATTTCACTGGCAACCTATCTTTAGAATTTGTAGATTACAGATTAGGTGAACCTAAATATGATTTAGAAGAATCAAAAAACCGTGACGCTACTTATGCTGCACCTCTTCGTGTGAAAGTGCGTCTTATTATTAAAGAAACTGGTGAAGTTAAAGAACAAGAAGTCTTCATGGGTGATTTTCCACTGATGACAGATACAGGTACGTTCGTAATTAATGGTGCTGAACGTGTTATCGTATCTCAATTAGTTCGCTCACCATCCGTGTATTTTAACGAGAAAATCGATAAAAATGGACGTGAAAACTATGATGCAACAATCATTCCTAACCGTGGTGCTTGGTTAGAGTATGAGACAGATGCTAAAGATGTTGTATATGTTCGTATCGATAGAACACGTAAATTACCATTGACTGTATTACTACGTGCGCTAGGTTTCTCAACTGATCAAGAAATTGTTGACTTATTAGGAGACAGCGAATATTTACGTAATACATTAGAAAAAGATGGAACAGAAAATACAGAACAGGCTTTATTAGAGATTTATGAACGTTTACGTCCTGGCGAACCACCAACAGTAGAAAATGCTAAAAGTTTATTATATTCTCGTTTCTTCGACCCTAAACGCTATGATTTAGCCAGTGTAGGTCGTTATAAAGCGAACAAAAAATTACACCTAAAACATCGTTTGTTCAATCAAAAATTAGCAGAACCAATTGTTAACAGTGAAACTGGTGAAATTGTTGTTGACGAAGGAACAGTGTTAGATCGTCGTAAACTTGACGAAATCATGGACGTATTAGAAACAAACGCTAATAGCGAAGTATTTGAACTTGAAGGTAGTGTAATTGACGAACCTGTAGAAATCCAATCTATTAAAGTGTATGTGCCTAACGATGAAGAAGGTCGTACGACTACTGTCATTGGTAATGCATTACCTGATTCTGAAGTTAAATGTATTACTCCAGCAGATATTGTTGCCTCAATGAGTTATTTCTTCAACTTATTGAATGGTATTGGTTATACAGATGATATTGATCATCTAGGTAATCGTCGTTTACGTTCTGTCGGTGAGCTATTACAAAATCAATTCCGTATCGGTTTATCCAGAATGGAACGTGTTGTTCGTGAAAGAATGTCAATACAAGATACAGATTCTATTACGCCACAACAACTCATTAATATCAGACCAGTTATTGCATCAATCAAAGAATTCTTTGGTAGTTCACAATTATCTCAATTTATGGACCAAGCTAACCCGTTAGCAGAGTTAACGCACAAACGTCGTTTATCTGCTCTAGGGCCTGGTGGATTAACACGTGAACGTGCTCAAATGGAAGTGCGTGACGTTCACTACTCTCACTATGGGCGTATGTGTCCAATTGAAACACCTGAGGGTCCTAATATTGGTTTAATAAACTCATTGTCAAGTTATGCTAGAGTGAATGAATTTGGTTTTATTGAAACGCCATATCGTAAAGTGGATTTAGATACAAACTCAATCACTGATCAAATAGATTATTTGACAGCTGATGAAGAGGATAGCTACGTTGTTGCACAGGCTAATTCTAGACTTGATGAAAATGGTCGTTTCTTAGATGATGAAGTTGTTTGTCGTTTCCGTGGTAATAACACTGTTATGGCTAAAGAAAAAATGGATTACATGGACGTATCACCAAAACAAGTTGTTTCAGCAGCAACAGCATGTATTCCATTCTTAGAAAATGACGACTCTAACCGTGCGTTAATGGGAGCAAACATGCAACGTCAAGCGGTGCCTTTAATGAATCCTGAAGCTCCATTTGTGGGTACAGGTATGGAACACGTAGCCGCAAGAGACTCTGGTGCTGCAATTACTGCTAAGCATAGAGGACGCGTTGAGCATGTTGAATCTAATGAAATTTTAGTTCGTCGTTTAGTCGAAGAAAATGGAACTGAACATGAAGGTGAATTAGATCGTTATCCTTTAGCGAAGTTCAAGCGTTCAAACTCTGGTACTTGTTATAACCAACGTCCGATTGTATCAATTGGTGATGTTGTTGAATATAATGAGATTTTAGCGGACGGTCCTTCAATGGAATTAGGAGAAATGGCATTAGGACGAAATGTAGTTGTCGGTTTCATGACATGGGACGGTTACAACTATGAGGATGCTGTAATTATGAGTGAACGACTAGTTAAAGATGATGTATATACATCTATTCATATTGAAGAGTATGAGTCAGAAGCTCGTGATACGAAATTAGGACCTGAGGAAATCACACGTGATATTCCAAACGTATCTGAAAGTGCACTTAAGAACTTAGATGATCGTGGTATCGTTTATGTTGGTGCAGAAGTTAAAGATGGTGACATCTTAGTAGGTAAAGTAACGCCTAAAGGTGTAACTGAATTAACAGCTGAAGAGAGATTATTACACGCTATCTTTGGTGAAAAAGCACGTGAAGTTCGTGATACATCATTACGTGTACCTCATGGTGCTGGCGGTATCGTTTTAGATGTTAAAGTCTTTAATCGTGAAGAAGGAGACGACACTCTATCTCCTGGAGTTAACCAATTAGTACGTGTATATATTGTCCAAAAACGTAAAATACATGTTGGGGACAAAATGTGTGGTCGTCACGGTAACAAAGGTGTTATTTCTAAGATTGTTCCAGAAGAAGATATGCCTTATTTACCAGATGGTCGACCAATCGATATTATGTTAAACCCATTAGGTGTACCATCACGTATGAACATTGGACAAGTATTAGAATTACATTTAGGTATGGCAGCTAAAAACTTAGGAATTCACGTTGCTTCCCCAGTGTTTGATGGTGCCAACGATGATGACGTTTGGTCAACTATCGAAGAAGCTGGAATGGCGCGTGACGGTAAAACTGTCCTATACGATGGACGAACTGGTGAACCATTCGACAATCGTATTTCAGTTGGTGTTATGTACATGCTTAAACTTGCACACATGGTAGATGATAAGTTACATGCACGTTCTACTGGACCATACTCACTTGTTACACAACAACCATTAGGTGGTAAAGCACAATTCGGTGGTCAACGTTTCGGTGAGATGGAGGTATGGGCACTTGAAGCTTATGGTGCTGCTTATACTTTACAAGAAATCTTAACTTATAAATCTGATGATACTGTAGGTCGTGTTAAAACTTACGAGTCTATAGTTAAAGGTGAGAACATTTCTAGACCTAGTGTTCCAGAATCATTCCGAGTATTGATGAAAGAACTACAAAGTTTAGGTTTAGATGTTAAAGTGATGGATGAGCATGATAATGAAATCGAAATGGCTGATGTTGATGACGAAGATGCAGCAGAACGCAAAGTAGATTTACAACAAAAGAGTGCTCCAGAATCACAAAAAGAAACTACTGATTAA
- the rpoC gene encoding DNA-directed RNA polymerase subunit beta' encodes MKIGLASPEKIRSWSYGEVKKPETINYRTLKPEKDGLFCERIFGPTKDWECSCGKYKRVRYKGMVCDRCGVEVTKSKVRRERMGHIELAAPVSHIWYFKGIPSRMGLLLDMSPRALEEVIYFASYVVVDPGPTGLEKKTLLSEAEFREYYDKYPNQFVAKMGAEGIKDLLEEIDLDEELKELRDELESATGQRLTRAIKRLEVVESFRNSGNNPSWMILDVLPIIPPEIRPMVQLDGGRFATSDLNDLYRRVINRNNRLKRLLDLGAPGIIVQNEKRMLQEAVDALIDNGRRGRPVTGPGNRPLKSLSHMLKGKQGRFRQNLLGKRVDYSGRSVIAVGPSLKMYQCGLPKEMALELFKPFVMKELVQREIATNIKNAKSKIERMDDEVWDVLEDVITEHPVLLNRAPTLHRLGIQAFEPTLVEGRAIRLHPLVTTAYNADFDGDQMAVHVPLSKEAQAEARMLMLAAQNILNPKDGKPVVTPSQDMVLGNYYLTLERKDAVNTGAIFNDTNEVLKAYANGYVHLHTRIGVHANSFNNPTFTDEQNSKILATSVGKIIFNEIIPDSFAYINEPSQANLERTTPDKYFVDPTQLGEGGLKEYFDNAELIEPFNKKFLGNIIAEVFNRFSITDTSMMLDRMKDLGFKFSSKAGITVGVSDIVVLPDKQDILDEHEKLVERVTKQYNRGLITEDERYNAVVEIWTDAKDQIQGELMQSLEKTNPIFMMSDSGARGNASNFTQLAGMRGLMAAPSGKIIELPITSSFREGLTVLEYFISTHGARKGLADTALKTADSGYLTRRLVDVAQDVIVREEDCGTDRGLLVSDIKEGTEMIEPFIERIEGRYSKETIRHPETDEVIIRPDELITPDIAKQITDAGIEQMYIRSAFTCNTRHGVCEKCYGKNLATGEKVEVGEAVGTIAAQSIGEPGTQLTMRTFHTGGVAGSDITQGLPRIQEIFEARNPKGQAVITEIEGVVDDIKLAKDRQQEIIVKGANETRSYLASGTSRLKVEIGQSVERGEVLTEGSIEPKNYLSVAGLNATESYLLKEVQKVYRMQGVEIDDKHVEVMVRQMLRKVRIIEAGDTKLLPGSLVDIHNFTDANRDAFKHRKRPATAKPVLLGITKASLETESFLSAASFQETTRVLTDAAIKGKRDDLLGLKENVIIGKLIPAGTGMRRYSDIQYDKATAPVTETSEEVETIE; translated from the coding sequence ATGAAAATAGGATTAGCTTCACCTGAAAAAATTCGCTCTTGGTCTTATGGTGAAGTTAAGAAACCTGAAACAATAAATTACCGTACACTTAAGCCTGAAAAAGATGGTCTATTCTGTGAAAGAATTTTCGGACCTACTAAAGATTGGGAATGTAGTTGTGGTAAGTACAAACGTGTACGCTACAAAGGTATGGTATGTGATAGATGTGGCGTTGAAGTAACGAAATCAAAAGTGCGTCGTGAAAGAATGGGTCATATTGAATTAGCAGCACCCGTATCTCACATTTGGTATTTCAAAGGAATTCCAAGTCGTATGGGGCTATTATTAGATATGTCTCCTAGAGCATTAGAAGAAGTAATATACTTCGCTTCATATGTTGTAGTTGATCCAGGACCAACTGGACTTGAAAAGAAAACATTATTATCTGAAGCTGAATTCAGAGAATATTATGACAAGTACCCAAATCAATTTGTTGCCAAAATGGGTGCAGAAGGTATTAAAGACCTATTAGAAGAAATTGATTTAGATGAAGAATTAAAAGAGTTACGTGATGAGCTTGAATCTGCAACAGGTCAAAGATTAACACGTGCGATTAAACGTTTAGAGGTAGTTGAGTCATTTAGAAATTCTGGGAATAATCCTTCTTGGATGATTTTAGATGTATTACCTATTATACCACCTGAAATTCGTCCGATGGTTCAATTAGACGGTGGACGTTTCGCTACAAGTGATTTAAATGACTTGTATCGTCGTGTTATCAACCGTAACAACCGTTTGAAACGTTTATTAGACCTTGGAGCACCAGGTATCATCGTTCAAAATGAAAAACGTATGTTACAAGAAGCAGTCGATGCTTTAATTGACAATGGTCGTCGTGGTCGCCCTGTAACAGGACCAGGTAACCGTCCATTGAAATCTCTTTCACATATGCTTAAAGGTAAGCAAGGACGTTTCCGTCAAAACTTACTAGGTAAACGTGTTGACTATTCAGGACGTTCAGTTATCGCAGTTGGACCAAGCTTGAAAATGTATCAATGTGGTTTACCAAAAGAAATGGCGCTTGAATTATTTAAACCATTCGTTATGAAAGAGTTAGTTCAACGTGAAATTGCTACAAACATTAAAAATGCTAAAAGTAAAATTGAACGTATGGACGATGAAGTTTGGGATGTGCTTGAAGATGTTATAACTGAGCATCCAGTACTATTAAACCGTGCTCCAACATTACACAGATTAGGTATTCAGGCATTTGAACCTACTCTAGTAGAAGGTCGTGCAATTCGCCTTCACCCTCTTGTTACAACTGCTTATAATGCAGACTTTGATGGTGACCAAATGGCTGTTCACGTTCCATTATCAAAAGAAGCTCAAGCTGAAGCACGTATGCTTATGCTTGCAGCACAAAACATCCTAAACCCTAAAGATGGTAAGCCGGTTGTAACACCATCACAAGATATGGTTTTAGGTAACTATTACCTAACATTAGAGCGAAAAGATGCCGTGAATACTGGTGCAATCTTTAACGATACTAATGAGGTTTTAAAAGCTTATGCAAATGGTTATGTACATCTACACACTCGTATTGGTGTTCATGCTAATTCATTCAATAATCCAACGTTTACTGATGAGCAAAATAGCAAAATTTTAGCTACATCAGTAGGTAAAATTATTTTCAATGAAATTATTCCTGATTCATTTGCATACATCAATGAACCAAGTCAAGCTAACCTAGAAAGAACGACACCTGATAAATACTTTGTTGATCCTACGCAATTAGGTGAAGGTGGACTAAAAGAATACTTTGATAATGCAGAACTTATTGAACCTTTCAACAAAAAGTTCTTAGGAAATATCATCGCAGAAGTATTCAATAGATTTAGCATTACTGATACTTCAATGATGCTTGATAGAATGAAAGATTTAGGATTCAAATTCTCATCTAAAGCTGGTATTACTGTTGGTGTTTCTGACATTGTTGTACTTCCAGATAAACAAGACATTTTAGATGAACATGAAAAATTAGTTGAACGTGTGACTAAACAATATAATCGTGGTTTAATCACTGAAGACGAGCGTTACAATGCGGTTGTAGAAATTTGGACTGACGCAAAAGACCAAATTCAAGGCGAATTAATGCAGTCTCTTGAGAAAACTAACCCAATATTCATGATGAGTGATTCTGGTGCCCGTGGTAATGCATCAAACTTCACTCAATTAGCTGGTATGCGTGGTTTAATGGCAGCACCATCTGGTAAGATTATAGAATTACCAATCACATCTTCATTCCGTGAAGGTTTAACGGTATTAGAATACTTTATTTCTACACACGGTGCGCGTAAAGGTCTTGCCGATACAGCACTTAAAACAGCTGACTCTGGTTACCTTACTCGTCGTCTTGTTGATGTAGCACAAGATGTTATCGTTCGTGAAGAAGATTGTGGTACAGACCGTGGTTTATTAGTTTCTGATATAAAAGAAGGAACTGAAATGATTGAACCATTTATCGAACGTATCGAAGGTCGTTATTCTAAAGAAACAATTCGCCATCCTGAAACAGACGAAGTAATTATTCGTCCAGACGAATTAATAACACCAGATATTGCAAAACAAATCACTGATGCAGGTATTGAGCAAATGTATATACGCTCAGCATTTACATGTAACACACGTCATGGTGTATGTGAAAAATGTTATGGTAAAAACCTTGCTACTGGTGAAAAAGTTGAAGTGGGTGAAGCAGTTGGTACAATTGCCGCTCAATCTATCGGTGAACCAGGTACCCAACTTACAATGCGTACATTCCACACTGGTGGGGTAGCAGGAAGTGACATCACTCAAGGTCTTCCTCGTATCCAAGAAATCTTTGAGGCACGTAATCCAAAAGGTCAAGCTGTGATTACTGAAATCGAAGGTGTAGTTGATGATATTAAATTAGCAAAAGATCGCCAACAAGAAATAATTGTTAAAGGTGCTAATGAAACTAGATCTTATCTAGCATCAGGTACTTCAAGACTTAAAGTTGAAATAGGTCAATCTGTTGAACGTGGTGAAGTTCTAACAGAAGGATCAATTGAACCTAAAAACTATTTATCTGTAGCAGGCCTAAATGCAACTGAAAGTTACCTATTAAAAGAAGTACAAAAAGTTTACCGTATGCAAGGTGTTGAAATTGACGACAAACACGTTGAAGTTATGGTAAGACAAATGTTACGTAAAGTTCGCATCATTGAGGCTGGTGACACTAAATTATTACCAGGTTCATTAGTTGATATTCATAACTTTACTGACGCTAACAGAGATGCATTCAAACATCGTAAACGTCCAGCTACAGCTAAACCAGTATTACTTGGTATTACTAAAGCTTCTCTGGAAACTGAAAGCTTCTTATCAGCAGCTTCATTCCAAGAAACAACACGTGTGCTTACTGATGCAGCTATTAAAGGTAAACGTGATGATTTACTTGGTCTTAAAGAGAATGTTATTATTGGTAAGTTAATTCCTGCTGGTACTGGTATGAGACGTTACAGTGATATTCAATACGATAAAGCTACTGCACCAGTAACAGAAACAAGTGAAGAAGTTGAAACGATAGAATAA
- the rpsL gene encoding 30S ribosomal protein S12 — translation MPTINQLVRKPRKSKTKQSDSPALNRGFNSKKKQFTNLNSPQKRGVCTRVGTMTPKKPNSALRKYARVRLSNNIEVNAYIPGIGHNLQEHSVVLVRGGRVKDLPGVRYHIVRGALDTSGVDGRRQGRSLYGTKKPKN, via the coding sequence ATGCCAACTATTAACCAATTAGTACGTAAACCAAGAAAAAGCAAAACGAAACAATCAGATTCACCAGCTTTAAACAGAGGTTTCAATAGTAAAAAGAAACAATTTACTAACTTAAACTCACCTCAAAAACGTGGTGTATGTACTCGTGTAGGTACAATGACACCTAAAAAACCTAACTCTGCGTTACGTAAATATGCACGTGTGCGTTTATCAAATAACATTGAAGTTAACGCATACATTCCTGGTATCGGACACAACTTACAAGAACACAGTGTTGTACTTGTTCGTGGTGGACGAGTGAAAGACTTACCTGGTGTGCGTTACCATATCGTACGTGGTGCACTTGATACTTCAGGTGTTGATGGACGTAGACAAGGACGTTCATTATACGGAACTAAAAAACCAAAAAATTAA
- a CDS encoding class I SAM-dependent methyltransferase: MSHYYDEQPDVKSNPKRISYQIKNVQLELTTDAGVFSKDNVDFGSDLLIKTFLKEHPPGPSKTIADVGCGYGPIGLAIGKASPHHQITMLDINNRALALAEMNKTKNQVDNVTIMESDCLSAVNHQCFDYILTNPPIRAGKDIVHRIFEQAFDRLKTTGELYVVIQKKQGMPSAKKKIEELFGNVEIIAKSKGYYILKSIKG; the protein is encoded by the coding sequence ATGAGTCATTATTATGATGAACAACCTGATGTTAAAAGTAACCCAAAAAGAATTAGTTATCAAATTAAAAATGTGCAACTAGAACTTACTACTGATGCTGGAGTTTTTTCAAAAGATAATGTGGATTTTGGATCAGACTTACTAATTAAAACTTTTTTGAAAGAACATCCTCCAGGCCCAAGTAAAACCATCGCGGATGTAGGATGTGGATATGGTCCTATCGGTTTAGCAATAGGAAAAGCATCTCCACACCATCAAATTACAATGTTGGATATTAACAATAGAGCTTTGGCGTTGGCAGAAATGAATAAGACAAAAAATCAAGTGGATAATGTAACGATTATGGAAAGCGATTGTTTGTCTGCTGTCAATCATCAGTGCTTTGATTACATTTTAACTAATCCCCCTATTAGAGCTGGTAAGGACATTGTTCATCGAATCTTTGAACAAGCGTTTGACAGACTCAAAACTACGGGTGAACTTTATGTCGTCATTCAAAAAAAGCAAGGTATGCCTTCAGCTAAAAAGAAAATAGAAGAACTATTTGGCAATGTAGAAATTATAGCTAAGAGTAAAGGATATTATATTTTGAAAAGTATAAAAGGTTGA
- the rplA gene encoding 50S ribosomal protein L1 encodes MAKKGKKYQEAASKVDRTQYYSVEEAIKLAKETSVANFDASVEVAFRLGIDTRKNDQQIRGAVVLPHGTGKSQRVLVFAKGDKITEAEEAGADYVGEADYVQKIQQGWFDFDVVVATPDMMGEVGKLGRVLGPKGLMPNPKTGTVTMDVKKAVEEIKAGKVEYRAEKAGIVHASIGKVSFDEEKLVDNFRTLQDVLAKAKPASAKGTYFKSVAVTTTMGPGVKVDTSSFKL; translated from the coding sequence ATGGCTAAAAAAGGTAAAAAGTATCAAGAAGCAGCTAGTAAAGTTGACCGCACTCAATACTATAGTGTTGAAGAAGCAATCAAATTAGCTAAAGAAACTAGCGTTGCTAATTTCGACGCTTCTGTTGAAGTTGCATTCCGTTTAGGAATTGATACACGTAAAAATGACCAACAAATCCGTGGTGCAGTAGTATTACCACACGGTACTGGTAAATCACAACGTGTACTCGTTTTCGCTAAAGGCGATAAAATCACTGAAGCTGAAGAAGCAGGTGCAGATTATGTAGGTGAAGCAGATTACGTACAAAAAATCCAACAAGGTTGGTTTGATTTCGACGTAGTTGTAGCTACACCTGATATGATGGGTGAAGTTGGTAAACTTGGTCGAGTATTAGGACCTAAAGGTTTAATGCCTAACCCTAAAACTGGCACTGTAACAATGGATGTTAAAAAAGCAGTTGAAGAAATCAAAGCTGGTAAGGTAGAATACCGTGCTGAAAAAGCAGGTATTGTACATGCGTCAATTGGTAAAGTGTCATTCGATGAAGAAAAATTAGTTGATAACTTCAGAACTTTACAAGATGTATTAGCGAAAGCTAAACCAGCTTCTGCTAAGGGTACTTACTTCAAATCTGTTGCTGTTACAACAACAATGGGTCCTGGAGTAAAAGTTGATACTTCATCTTTCAAACTATAA
- the rpsG gene encoding 30S ribosomal protein S7 has product MPRKGSVPKRDVLPDPIHNSKLVTKLINKIMLDGKRGTAQRILYSAFDLVEQRSGRDALEVFEEAINNIMPVLEVKARRVGGSNYQVPVEVRPERRTTLGLRWLVNYARLRGEKTMEDRLANEILDAANNTGGAVKKREDTHKMAEANKAFAHYRW; this is encoded by the coding sequence ATGCCTCGTAAAGGATCAGTACCTAAAAGAGATGTATTACCAGATCCAATTCATAACTCTAAGTTAGTTACTAAATTAATTAACAAAATTATGTTAGACGGTAAACGTGGAACAGCTCAAAGAATTCTTTATTCTGCATTTGATCTTGTTGAACAACGTAGTGGTCGTGATGCATTAGAAGTGTTCGAAGAAGCAATTAATAATATCATGCCAGTATTAGAAGTTAAAGCTCGTCGTGTAGGTGGTTCTAACTACCAAGTACCAGTTGAGGTGCGCCCAGAACGTCGTACTACTCTTGGATTACGTTGGTTAGTTAACTATGCGCGTCTTCGTGGTGAAAAAACTATGGAAGACCGTTTAGCTAACGAAATCTTAGATGCTGCAAATAATACAGGTGGTGCAGTCAAAAAACGTGAAGACACTCACAAAATGGCTGAAGCGAACAAAGCATTTGCTCACTACCGTTGGTAA
- the rplL gene encoding 50S ribosomal protein L7/L12 codes for MANQEQIIEAIKEMSVLELNDLVKAIEEEFGVTAAAPVAAAGAAGGGDAAAEKTEFDVELTSAGSSKIKVVKAVKEATGLGLKDAKELVDGAPKVIKEAMPKEDAEKLKEQLEEVGASVELK; via the coding sequence ATGGCTAATCAAGAACAAATCATTGAAGCAATTAAAGAAATGTCAGTATTAGAATTAAACGATTTAGTAAAAGCAATTGAAGAAGAATTTGGTGTAACTGCAGCAGCTCCAGTAGCAGCAGCAGGTGCAGCTGGTGGCGGAGATGCTGCAGCTGAAAAAACTGAATTTGATGTTGAATTAACTTCAGCTGGATCTTCAAAAATTAAAGTTGTTAAAGCAGTTAAAGAAGCAACTGGTTTAGGATTAAAAGATGCTAAAGAATTAGTAGATGGAGCTCCTAAAGTAATTAAAGAAGCTATGCCTAAAGAAGATGCTGAAAAACTTAAAGAACAATTAGAAGAAGTTGGAGCTAGCGTAGAATTAAAATAG